One genomic window of Corallococcus exiguus includes the following:
- a CDS encoding DUF1801 domain-containing protein, producing the protein MANRGGEVEQFMAELEHPLKAEIEAVRAAILASDASITERIKWKAPSFVHSGDDRVTFRLAPKGIFQVILHRGAKVKDAAGFAFEDGSGLVEWLAKDRGVVTLPDAKTVKAKKAALIKLVGRWMKATAT; encoded by the coding sequence ATGGCGAACCGGGGCGGCGAAGTCGAACAGTTCATGGCGGAGCTCGAGCACCCGCTGAAAGCTGAGATCGAAGCCGTGCGCGCGGCCATCCTGGCCTCCGACGCCAGCATCACCGAGCGCATCAAGTGGAAGGCCCCCAGCTTCGTCCACTCGGGTGATGACCGCGTGACGTTCCGCCTGGCCCCCAAGGGCATCTTCCAGGTCATCCTCCACCGGGGCGCGAAGGTGAAGGACGCGGCGGGCTTCGCCTTCGAGGACGGCTCCGGGCTGGTGGAGTGGCTGGCGAAGGACCGGGGCGTGGTGACGCTTCCGGACGCGAAGACGGTGAAAGCGAAGAAGGCCGCCCTGATTAAGCTCGTGGGCCGCTGGATGAAAGCGACCGCGACCTGA
- a CDS encoding tetratricopeptide repeat protein: MSAPIPIVGLGGRTDHIATVPHLDPARLQLSPEEGSVLALVGRVERIDAVLSRSSLGEARTIAVLLALRAKGAIVPARVVQRAPSAAPAVDASMAEEVDLDPDQKRDIIEMERSLERMDHHAVLGVARGASPQEVKQAYYNASRRFHPDRYFGKNLGSFRARLERIFKRLTDAHNALSRQEPTRAPDAPPAPAARVPTTPPPAAAPPRTVSGSNFAAMMPPSVSGARPPSGSFATVPPPAASPPDDAESEARRAERQARFARHPYMARSHKLTELIARGRAATARGDFERAYQDFNHVLGLDPKNREVAQLLVEARRKHDLTRAQAEVERGQELEMRGDFAGAQAAYRLAVSLNGDNPEAAFQAARVGRELAQDAQEVMKLAQRAVELKPGRADYQLLLAHVLLVAGQKKQAKHHFEEVVRLDPDNADARAALKKLRWTFT; the protein is encoded by the coding sequence TTGAGCGCGCCCATCCCCATCGTCGGCCTGGGGGGCAGGACCGACCACATCGCCACGGTGCCCCACCTGGACCCGGCCCGTCTCCAGCTCAGCCCCGAGGAGGGCTCCGTGCTGGCATTGGTGGGCCGCGTCGAACGCATCGACGCCGTGCTGTCCCGCTCCTCGCTGGGCGAGGCACGCACCATCGCCGTGCTGCTGGCGCTGCGCGCCAAGGGGGCCATCGTGCCCGCCCGGGTGGTGCAGCGCGCCCCGTCCGCTGCCCCGGCGGTGGATGCCTCCATGGCGGAGGAGGTGGACCTGGATCCCGACCAGAAGCGAGACATCATCGAGATGGAGCGCTCGCTGGAGCGGATGGACCACCACGCGGTGCTGGGCGTGGCCCGGGGCGCGAGTCCCCAGGAGGTGAAGCAGGCGTATTACAACGCGTCCCGCCGCTTCCACCCGGACCGCTACTTCGGCAAGAACCTGGGCAGCTTCCGCGCCCGGCTGGAGCGCATCTTCAAGCGCCTCACGGACGCCCACAACGCCCTCAGCCGCCAGGAGCCGACGCGCGCCCCCGACGCGCCCCCGGCCCCGGCCGCTCGCGTCCCGACGACGCCTCCGCCGGCCGCCGCGCCCCCGCGGACGGTGTCCGGCAGCAACTTCGCGGCGATGATGCCCCCCTCCGTTTCGGGGGCGCGCCCGCCCTCGGGGTCGTTCGCCACGGTGCCGCCTCCCGCCGCCTCGCCCCCGGACGACGCGGAGTCCGAGGCCCGCCGCGCCGAGCGCCAGGCCCGCTTCGCTCGCCACCCGTACATGGCGCGCAGCCACAAGCTCACGGAGCTCATCGCCCGGGGCAGGGCGGCCACCGCGCGCGGGGACTTCGAGCGGGCCTACCAGGACTTCAACCACGTGCTGGGCCTGGACCCGAAGAACCGCGAGGTCGCGCAGCTGCTGGTGGAGGCGCGCCGCAAGCACGACCTGACGCGCGCGCAGGCGGAGGTGGAGCGCGGCCAGGAGCTGGAGATGCGCGGCGACTTCGCCGGGGCACAGGCGGCCTACCGGCTGGCCGTGTCGCTCAACGGGGACAACCCGGAGGCGGCCTTCCAGGCGGCGCGCGTGGGCCGGGAGCTGGCGCAGGACGCGCAAGAGGTGATGAAGCTCGCGCAGCGCGCGGTGGAGCTGAAGCCGGGGCGCGCGGACTACCAGCTGCTGCTGGCCCACGTGCTCCTGGTGGCGGGGCAGAAGAAGCAGGCCAAGCACCACTTCGAGGAGGTCGTGCGCCTGGACCCCGACAACGCCGACGCTCGCGCCGCCCTCAAGAAGCTGCGCTGGACGTTCACGTGA
- the hslV gene encoding ATP-dependent protease subunit HslV yields the protein MFHGTTILCVRRDGKVVIAGDGQVSLDKTIMKNTARKVRKLGEGQVLAGFAGSTADAFTLFERFEAKLKEHQKNLARACVELGKDWRTDRFLRRLEALLIVADKEKTFILSGAGDVIEPDHGIAAVGSGGHYALAAARALQAHSPLSARDICTQAMAIAADICVYTNANVTYEEL from the coding sequence ATGTTCCACGGAACCACCATCCTCTGCGTCCGTCGCGACGGGAAGGTCGTCATCGCGGGCGACGGCCAGGTCAGCCTCGACAAGACCATCATGAAGAACACGGCGCGCAAGGTGCGCAAGCTCGGCGAGGGGCAGGTGCTCGCCGGCTTCGCGGGCAGCACCGCGGACGCCTTCACCCTCTTCGAGCGCTTCGAGGCCAAGCTCAAGGAACACCAGAAGAACCTGGCCCGCGCCTGCGTGGAGCTGGGCAAGGACTGGCGCACCGACCGCTTCCTCCGCCGCCTGGAAGCGCTGCTCATCGTCGCGGACAAGGAGAAGACCTTCATCCTGTCCGGCGCCGGCGACGTCATTGAACCGGACCACGGCATCGCCGCCGTGGGCAGCGGGGGGCACTACGCCCTGGCCGCCGCGCGCGCCCTCCAGGCGCACTCGCCGCTGTCCGCCCGCGACATCTGCACGCAGGCCATGGCCATCGCCGCGGACATCTGCGTCTACACCAACGCCAACGTCACCTACGAAGAGCTCTGA
- the hslU gene encoding ATP-dependent protease ATPase subunit HslU — translation MAESRKLSAFTPREVVSELDRYIVGQNDAKRAVAIALRNRWRRQQVTDDLRDEIYPKNIIMIGPTGVGKTEIARRLAKLSQAPFVKVEASKFTEVGYVGRDVESMIRDLVEAAIALVREEETEKVKPRAEELAEDRLMELIKNGGQTRTPSSPPFGFSPPPTPAPSPLGENEREKLRAQLRAGTLDDQTVEVETNESSPTFMRNFSGQGMEEIGVNLQDLFKNMPGMKNTRKRKLRVPEALQVLRAEEAQKLVDPDRVQREAVARAESSGIVFIDEIDKIASREGGKGGGGPDVSREGVQRDILPIVEGSAVNTKYGQVKTDHMLFIAAGAFHVSKPADLIPELQGRFPIRVELEPLSGDDLVRILREPKNSLLRQYTALLATEGVRLSFTDDAVAELARIAQQANERTQNIGARRLHTVLERLLDDVSFTASEMGPRDFQVDAAYVRERLAAIVQDEDLSRYIL, via the coding sequence GTGGCCGAGTCGCGCAAGTTGTCCGCCTTCACGCCTCGCGAGGTCGTCAGCGAGCTGGACCGTTACATCGTCGGGCAGAACGACGCCAAGCGCGCCGTCGCCATCGCGCTGCGCAACAGGTGGCGCCGCCAGCAGGTGACGGACGACCTGCGGGATGAAATCTACCCGAAGAACATCATCATGATCGGCCCCACCGGCGTGGGGAAGACGGAGATCGCCCGCCGCCTGGCGAAGCTGTCCCAGGCCCCCTTCGTCAAGGTGGAGGCCAGCAAGTTCACCGAAGTGGGCTACGTGGGCCGCGACGTCGAGTCGATGATCCGCGACCTCGTCGAGGCCGCCATCGCGCTGGTCCGTGAGGAGGAGACGGAGAAGGTCAAGCCGCGCGCGGAGGAGCTGGCGGAGGACCGGCTGATGGAGCTCATCAAGAACGGCGGGCAGACGCGCACGCCGTCCTCTCCGCCGTTCGGATTCTCGCCTCCTCCGACCCCCGCGCCCTCGCCGCTGGGCGAGAACGAGCGGGAGAAGCTGCGCGCCCAGCTGCGCGCCGGCACGCTGGATGATCAGACCGTGGAGGTGGAGACGAACGAGAGCTCCCCCACGTTCATGCGCAACTTCAGCGGCCAGGGCATGGAGGAGATCGGCGTCAACCTCCAGGACCTGTTCAAGAACATGCCGGGCATGAAGAACACCCGGAAGCGCAAGCTGCGCGTGCCGGAGGCGCTCCAGGTGCTGCGCGCGGAAGAGGCGCAGAAGCTGGTAGATCCGGACCGCGTCCAGCGCGAGGCCGTGGCGCGCGCCGAGTCCAGCGGCATCGTCTTCATCGACGAAATCGACAAGATCGCCAGCCGAGAGGGCGGCAAGGGCGGCGGGGGCCCGGACGTCTCGCGCGAGGGCGTGCAGCGCGACATCCTTCCCATCGTGGAGGGCTCGGCCGTCAACACCAAGTACGGCCAGGTGAAGACGGACCACATGCTCTTCATCGCCGCGGGCGCCTTCCACGTCTCCAAGCCGGCGGACCTCATCCCGGAGCTCCAGGGCCGCTTCCCCATCCGCGTGGAGCTGGAGCCGCTGTCCGGCGACGACCTGGTGCGAATTCTTCGCGAGCCGAAGAACTCGCTCTTGCGCCAGTACACCGCGCTGCTCGCCACGGAGGGCGTGCGGCTGTCCTTCACGGACGACGCGGTGGCGGAGCTCGCCCGCATCGCCCAGCAGGCCAACGAGCGCACGCAGAACATCGGCGCCCGGCGGCTGCACACCGTGCTGGAGCGCTTGCTGGACGACGTGTCGTTCACCGCCAGCGAAATGGGACCTCGCGATTTCCAGGTAGACGCCGCTTATGTGCGCGAGCGCCTGGCCGCCATCGTCCAGGACGAGGACTTGTCGCGCTACATCCTCTAG
- a CDS encoding aspartate aminotransferase family protein, which translates to MQTPPSPASAPGNENLIQKAKQHLLQNYKQQPIALVRGQGTRVWDADGKAYLDCIGGIAVCALGHCHPEVVAAAKAQLDTLWHVSNVFYSQPQIDLAAQLTEWAGLPRAFFCNSGAEANEALIKLTRKVMKDRGQPERFEILTFEKSFHGRTLATVTATGQPKYHAGFEPLPQGFRHLPFGDLEAVRRAVGPSTAAILVEPIQGEGGVRMAPPGYFQGLRALCDEKGLLLLVDEVQTGMGRTGQPFGFMHHGIRPDAISIAKALGNGLPMGAMLCREELAVSLSAGTHGSTFGGNLVSAAAGNVVLRLMRQPGFLEEVQAKGEHFLAGARALQAALPEGRIKAVRGQGLLLGVELDREVAPVIAKLRDDGLLVNSAGDVTLRFAPPLIITRNELDEALGILQRVLSTL; encoded by the coding sequence TTGCAAACGCCGCCGTCCCCCGCATCCGCCCCTGGTAACGAGAACCTCATCCAGAAGGCGAAGCAGCACCTGCTGCAGAACTACAAGCAGCAACCCATTGCCCTGGTGCGCGGGCAGGGGACGCGGGTGTGGGACGCGGATGGCAAGGCGTACCTGGATTGCATTGGCGGCATCGCCGTATGCGCCCTGGGCCACTGCCACCCGGAGGTGGTCGCGGCGGCCAAGGCGCAGCTGGACACGCTGTGGCACGTCTCCAACGTCTTCTACTCGCAGCCGCAGATTGACCTGGCCGCGCAGCTCACCGAGTGGGCGGGCCTGCCGCGCGCGTTCTTCTGCAACTCCGGCGCGGAGGCCAACGAGGCCCTCATCAAGTTGACCCGCAAGGTGATGAAGGACCGGGGACAGCCCGAGCGCTTCGAGATCCTCACCTTCGAGAAGAGCTTCCACGGCCGCACGCTGGCCACCGTCACCGCCACCGGCCAGCCGAAGTACCACGCCGGCTTCGAGCCGCTGCCCCAGGGCTTCCGGCACCTGCCGTTCGGCGACCTGGAGGCGGTGCGCCGCGCCGTGGGGCCGTCCACCGCCGCCATCCTGGTGGAGCCCATCCAGGGCGAGGGCGGCGTGCGCATGGCGCCCCCCGGTTACTTCCAGGGCCTGCGCGCCCTCTGTGACGAGAAGGGCCTGCTCCTGCTCGTGGACGAGGTCCAGACGGGCATGGGCCGCACGGGCCAGCCCTTCGGCTTCATGCACCACGGCATCCGGCCGGACGCCATCAGCATCGCCAAGGCGCTGGGCAACGGGCTGCCCATGGGCGCCATGCTCTGCCGCGAGGAGCTGGCGGTCAGCCTCTCCGCGGGCACCCACGGCTCCACCTTCGGCGGCAACCTGGTGTCCGCCGCCGCGGGCAACGTGGTGCTGCGCCTGATGCGTCAGCCCGGATTCCTGGAAGAGGTGCAGGCCAAGGGGGAGCACTTCCTCGCTGGCGCACGCGCGCTCCAGGCCGCGCTGCCGGAAGGCCGCATCAAGGCCGTGCGCGGGCAGGGGCTGCTCTTGGGCGTGGAGCTGGACCGGGAGGTCGCCCCCGTCATCGCGAAGCTGCGCGATGACGGGCTGCTGGTGAACTCCGCCGGGGACGTGACGCTCCGGTTCGCCCCGCCCCTCATCATCACCCGGAACGAACTGGACGAAGCGCTGGGCATCCTCCAGCGTGTCCTCTCCACGCTGTAG
- a CDS encoding tyrosine recombinase XerC — protein sequence MSTLSPLLEQFKVHLEGEKGASPHTVRNYLIDLVDYERYLVERMKLSLLAGTHAAIRGYLGTLAVDHAPSSRARRLASIKSFYKYLVRQKLLSASPAKLVKSPKLPKSLPKVLPVEEVFAILDMPDVKTVLGLRDKAILEMLYGGGLRISELCGLDLLGVERSSRIVRVMGKGSKERLVPLNAKAIRSLEAYLARRGELLAEVREGQDPDALFLNFKGGRLTARSIARHLDAYVLKLALARKVSPHAMRHSFATHLLGGGADIRSIQELLGHASLSTTQKYTHVTFEQLQEVYDSAHPRA from the coding sequence ATGTCGACCCTGTCCCCGCTGCTGGAGCAGTTCAAGGTCCACCTCGAAGGCGAGAAGGGCGCGTCCCCTCACACGGTGCGCAACTACCTCATCGACCTGGTGGACTATGAGCGCTACCTCGTGGAGCGGATGAAGCTGTCGCTGCTCGCGGGCACGCACGCGGCCATCCGCGGCTACCTGGGCACGCTCGCGGTGGACCACGCTCCGTCGAGCCGCGCGCGGCGGCTGGCCAGCATCAAGTCGTTCTACAAGTACCTGGTGCGCCAGAAGCTGCTGTCCGCCAGCCCCGCGAAGCTGGTGAAGAGCCCCAAGCTGCCGAAGTCGCTGCCCAAGGTGCTGCCGGTGGAGGAGGTGTTCGCCATCCTCGACATGCCGGACGTGAAGACGGTGCTGGGGCTTCGCGACAAGGCCATCCTGGAGATGCTCTACGGCGGCGGCCTGCGCATCAGCGAGCTGTGCGGCCTGGACCTGCTGGGCGTGGAGCGCAGCAGCCGCATCGTCCGGGTGATGGGCAAGGGCAGCAAGGAGCGGCTGGTGCCGCTCAACGCGAAGGCCATCCGGTCCCTGGAGGCCTACCTCGCGCGGCGCGGCGAGCTGCTGGCCGAGGTGCGCGAGGGCCAGGATCCGGATGCGCTCTTCCTCAACTTCAAGGGCGGCCGGCTGACGGCTCGGAGCATCGCGAGGCACCTGGACGCGTACGTCCTCAAGCTGGCCCTGGCGCGCAAGGTGAGCCCGCACGCGATGCGCCACTCGTTCGCCACGCACCTCTTGGGCGGTGGCGCGGACATCCGCAGCATCCAGGAGTTGCTGGGCCACGCGAGCCTGTCCACCACGCAGAAGTACACCCACGTGACCTTCGAACAGCTGCAAGAGGTCTACGACTCCGCGCACCCACGCGCGTGA